The following proteins come from a genomic window of Cydia pomonella isolate Wapato2018A chromosome 28, ilCydPomo1, whole genome shotgun sequence:
- the LOC133532934 gene encoding leucine-rich repeat-containing protein 34-like: protein MGPKSPRKCICDTAQVVRKITGHPPPLKDTEINKIRLGLFTEKNSDGSGYLVLRGQDIYDRYKRRIKDSDIKAICYYIKELPRRITKLDLCYNQITDVGFYKLLKKLLVKSRSSLINLNIMNNELTELSMLRLANYAKFIKLKYLRINGNDIGTKGGEYFAKFLRENASVEYCDIGETGQTLTSVAHLVTALRTDQGTNTTVKVLDFSRIIPLFNRYSYETKWLAYHIEYLLERNETLIELHLQKNQFIGHDMEYFVRGLRCNKTLLYLDLGFNNIGEYGAELLGKYLAEKPNLLLLNLAGNDIKDTGVRALSFGLPYSKIRALDVSRNRITERGILDLLNSVKKPYYLRFLNIWGNKFGHVACEVIQRMLTSGALFQNTIDVQIYEVDEVLYAAYYPNPSNRNKHFYYCELDFGYAQPIYHIKRNVIVEKKPVKVDCKHRKKLDKVYNEVRTVF from the coding sequence ATGGGGCCAAAATCTCCGCGGAAGTGCATATGCGACACAGCGCAAGTTGTTAGGAAAATCACGGGTCACCCACCGCCTTTAAAAGATACAGAAATCAACAAGATCAGACTTGGTCTATTTACTGAAAAAAACTCAGATGGATCCGGGTATTTAGTATTACGAGGGCAAGATATTTACGACAGATACAAAAGAAGAATTAAAGACAGCGACATAAAAGCAATATGCTACTATATTAAAGAGTTACCACGAAGAATCACGAAGCTGGATTTATGCTACAATCAAATCACAGATGTCGGCttttataaattgttaaaaaagttGCTGGTCAAAAGTCGTTCCAGTTTGATTAACTTGAATATCATGAACAACGAATTAACAGAGTTATCTATGCTTAGACTAGCAAATTACGCGAAATTCatcaaattgaaatatttaagaattaacGGTAATGATATTGGAACTAAAGGAGGAGagtattttgcaaaatttttaaGAGAAAATGCAAGcgtagaatattgtgatatagGAGAGACAGGACAGACTTTGACCAGCGTGGCTCATCTAGTGACAGCATTAAGGACGGACCAGGGTACAAACACAACTGTAAAAGTGTTGGACTTTAGTAGAATAATACCTTTATTTAACCGATATTCGTATGAAACAAAATGGCTGGCGTACCACATTGAATACTTATTAGAAAGAAATGAAACACTCATTGAATTACATCTTCAAAAAAATCAGTTCATTGGTCACGATATGGAATACTTTGTCAGAGGATTAAGATGTAATAAAACCTTATTATATTTGGATTTGGGGTTTAATAACATTGGTGAATACGGGGCCGAGTTGCTAGGGAAATACTTAGCCGAAAAACCTAACCTACTTCTTCTAAATTTGGCGGGAAACGATATAAAAGATACAGGCGTGCGGGCTCTAAGTTTCGGGTTGCCATACTCAAAAATTCGTGCCCTAGACGTCAGTCGCAACAGAATTACTGAACGGGGTATTTTGGATTTGCTGAATTCGGTGAAAAAGCCGTACTATTTgagatttttaaatatttggggaaataaatttggccatgtTGCTTGCGAGGTTATTCAGAGAATGCTGACGAGTGGAGCGTTATTTCAAAATACGATTGACGTTCAAATATACGAAGTGGACGAAGTATTGTATGCAGCGTATTATCCAAATCCTTCGAatagaaataaacatttttattattgtgaaTTAGACTTCGGCTACGCACAGCCGATTTATCATATTAAAAGAAATGTTATTGTagagaaaaaaccggttaaagtTGATTGCAAACACCGGAAGAAGTTGGATAAAGTGTATAATGAAGTTAGGacagtattttga
- the LOC133532882 gene encoding uncharacterized protein LOC133532882, producing MISALFGTHFHFHLAHAYDQAYLHCLLAGSPPWDLEAKVQSAVYWRVQAARREENWPAPQEVRQWREEAREVLFEKWSERLEIPGASRDLVAAIRPVLKEWVERKHGAPSFHLTQLLTGHGCFGWYLCERVGREPTTACHHCGGGAVDTAKHTREECPAWAEPRAVLSTAIGGDLSLPALIRRMVDSEEAWAAVTSFSVTVMTEKEAAERMREDDASSLPQRRRRPGRRRRAFAARMLPP from the coding sequence ggcctatttacatTGCCTGCTGGCTGGAAGCCCGCCATGGGACCTTGAAGCCAAAGTGCAGTCCGCTGTCTATTGGCGGGTGCAGGCTGCTAGGAGGGAGGAAAACTGGCCCGCCCCTCAAGAAGTTCGCCAGTGGCGGGAAGAGGCGCGAGAAGTGCTCTTCGAAAAGTGGTCGGAGCGTTTAGAGATCCCGGGAGCTAGCCGGGACCTGGTGGCTGCTATTCGGCCCGTTCTGAAGGAATGGGTCGAACGCAAACATGGCGCACCCTCCTTCCATCTCACACAGCTCCTGACGGGGCACGGCTGCTTCGGCTGGTACTTGTGTGAGAGGGTGGGAAGAGAGCCGACAACGGCGTGTCACCACTGTGGAGGAGGAGCCGTGGATACGGCCAAGCACACGCGCGAAGAGTGCCCTGCGTGGGCGGAGCCTCGCGCTGTCCTGTCCACGGCTATAGGAGGTGACCTCTCACTGCCGGCGCTAATCCGCCGCATGGTGGACAGTGAGGAGGCATGGGCGGCAGTGACCTCCTTCAGTGTCACCGTTATGACGGAGAAGGAGGCGGCAGAGCGAATGCGCGAGGATGATGCGAGCTCGCTCCCTCAGCGCCGCAGGAGGCCGGGCAGGCGGCGAAGAGCCTTCGCGGCCCGAATGCTGCCACCCTAA